The Mucilaginibacter mallensis genome has a segment encoding these proteins:
- a CDS encoding sodium:solute symporter: MNTAHLHIPDYIIIVVFLCITVYFGFRFSKGQNSTQSYFAANGKIPSWAIGFSILATLISSITFLAYPGEGYSSNWILLVQGLMVPIVLLTMIWFIVPLYRKVIGLSTYEYFEKRFGSFARYYSSLGFVLTHFSKMGTVFFLLSLALANMTGVNTLIIISVIGVVIIILALLGGIEAVIWLDVIQGFMLFGCGIACLIIILYSVNGGPAEVWHIASTNGHTGFGPYNFDFKKLTFIVMAINGIFYGIQKYGTDQTIVQRYLTAKSDRSAIKASLMGVFLLVPVWALFMFIGTALFAYYHQNPLPAGMRPDAIFPYFIVSKIPTGVVGLIIAALVSAAVCSLGADLNCLAAVGVEDYYKRFYPNKTDKEYLKAGKWIVVFAGIGSLLIAALYLSAGNEGVLGIVFTLYAIFSGGIAGIFLLGLFSSRANRQGVTIGIIACIVFTGYAFLTSTKIGTGSHKLLLLDLGKYNFTHNKLMLGVYSHFVVIIVGYIASLSFPKPDIDKKLLYSGWLHAKRNKEIENPE, from the coding sequence ATGAATACAGCACACCTGCATATTCCTGACTATATTATTATTGTTGTTTTTTTATGTATTACCGTTTACTTCGGTTTCAGATTTTCAAAGGGACAAAACTCAACTCAAAGCTATTTTGCGGCTAATGGTAAGATCCCCTCATGGGCCATCGGCTTCTCTATATTAGCCACGCTCATCAGCAGCATAACCTTTCTGGCCTATCCCGGCGAAGGTTATTCATCCAACTGGATATTACTGGTACAGGGTTTAATGGTACCTATTGTACTGTTAACCATGATATGGTTTATTGTGCCTTTGTATAGAAAGGTTATCGGCTTAAGCACCTACGAATATTTCGAAAAGCGCTTTGGCTCATTTGCCCGGTATTATAGCTCGCTGGGTTTTGTACTCACCCACTTTTCCAAAATGGGGACAGTTTTTTTCCTGTTATCGCTCGCATTGGCTAATATGACTGGGGTTAATACCCTAATAATTATCTCCGTAATTGGCGTGGTGATCATTATCCTGGCATTATTAGGCGGTATTGAGGCTGTAATATGGCTGGATGTGATACAAGGATTCATGCTGTTCGGCTGCGGCATTGCCTGCCTTATTATCATACTTTATTCGGTAAATGGCGGCCCTGCTGAAGTATGGCATATTGCAAGTACAAACGGCCATACAGGATTTGGGCCTTACAATTTCGATTTTAAAAAACTCACCTTTATAGTAATGGCTATAAACGGCATCTTTTATGGCATCCAAAAATATGGAACCGACCAAACCATCGTGCAGCGTTATTTAACCGCCAAATCAGACAGGTCGGCAATTAAAGCCTCACTAATGGGTGTGTTTCTGCTGGTGCCGGTATGGGCTTTGTTTATGTTTATCGGCACCGCATTATTTGCCTATTATCACCAAAATCCGCTGCCTGCAGGTATGCGCCCGGATGCTATATTCCCTTATTTTATTGTAAGCAAGATCCCTACAGGCGTTGTAGGCTTGATTATTGCCGCACTGGTATCTGCCGCAGTATGCAGTTTGGGTGCCGATCTGAATTGTTTGGCTGCAGTTGGTGTTGAAGACTACTACAAACGCTTTTATCCTAACAAAACAGATAAAGAATACCTGAAAGCCGGGAAATGGATTGTTGTTTTTGCGGGAATTGGCTCACTATTAATAGCTGCCTTGTACCTGTCCGCAGGCAATGAAGGGGTTTTGGGTATTGTATTTACTTTATACGCCATATTCTCCGGTGGTATTGCGGGTATATTTTTATTGGGATTGTTCAGTTCGCGCGCTAACAGGCAGGGGGTTACTATAGGTATTATTGCCTGCATTGTATTTACAGGTTATGCTTTCCTTACTTCTACCAAAATCGGCACAGGGAGCCACAAGCTGTTATTGCTTGATCTTGGTAAATACAACTTCACGCACAATAAATTGATGCTGGGTGTTTACAGTCATTTTGTGGTAATAATTGTGGGCTATATAGCCAGTTTATCTTTCCCTAAGCCAGATATTGATAAAAAACTTTTATACAGCGGATGGCTCCATGCTAAAAGAAATAAGGAAATTGAAAATCCTGAATAA
- a CDS encoding DUF3826 domain-containing protein — protein MMKKTYIIFAGVITMMVSLNSYAQTGNTAKCETKTAAKSKSDPDVKAEQFVAALNLTDTAKASQVKAIITTHLTAVRDWHNNHAYTLVPEGLNPITGKTFTKADRQFIVDSTIPKTVHETLIAGLRQCLNDDQVELILDKYTIGKVAFTMNGYKSIVPDMKPAEEAFILTNLKQAREQAIDYKNVEEISTVFKIYKTKIEDYFNNNGRNWKVMYKTYVDQVLAKKAGDKNAPAADKD, from the coding sequence ATGATGAAAAAAACTTATATCATTTTTGCAGGAGTTATCACCATGATGGTGTCGTTAAATTCTTATGCGCAAACCGGTAATACTGCAAAATGCGAAACGAAAACTGCAGCCAAATCAAAATCAGACCCGGATGTAAAGGCAGAGCAATTTGTGGCCGCGCTTAATCTTACCGATACAGCCAAAGCCTCGCAAGTAAAAGCGATAATCACAACTCATTTAACTGCGGTGCGCGACTGGCATAATAATCATGCTTATACACTTGTACCCGAAGGGCTGAACCCCATAACAGGCAAAACGTTCACAAAGGCTGATAGACAGTTTATAGTCGACTCAACTATTCCTAAAACCGTGCATGAAACGTTAATAGCAGGGCTTCGCCAATGTTTAAATGACGATCAGGTGGAATTGATACTTGATAAATACACCATTGGTAAAGTGGCGTTCACTATGAATGGCTATAAATCAATTGTGCCCGATATGAAGCCAGCAGAGGAAGCATTTATATTAACCAACCTGAAACAGGCCAGGGAGCAGGCTATTGATTATAAAAATGTAGAGGAAATATCAACCGTTTTTAAAATATATAAAACTAAGATAGAAGACTACTTTAACAATAACGGCCGAAACTGGAAAGTAATGTATAAAACCTATGTAGACCAGGTTTTGGCCAAAAAGGCTGGTGATAAAAATGCACCGGCTGCAGATAAGGATTAA
- a CDS encoding sialate O-acetylesterase, with product MMKTQRLIASVILFSCIFFSASRSTAQVTLANIFTDGMVLQQQSTVPVWGWDKPGTHITATTSWNKKTYQAITDTAGKFILKITTPVAGGPYQLIISDGKPLVLTDVLIGEVWVCAGQSNMEIPMKGFKSQPILNSNEAILNSKNPNIRLFTVPRGSKTTLQKDIKPSHWLQASPETVAKFSATGYYFGKLLNKMLNVPIGLINCNYSGSSIQAWMDPTTLKPYSEIKIPAPTDSIKEVSRTPTTLYNAMLHGIIGYGIKGSIWYQGESNYDFPAQYDSLFVTFVKVLRSKWNIGDFPFYYAQIAPYDYAQLPPYNKGGKYNSAFLRDVQRLDEDKIPNTGMAVLMDIGEQSTIHPPRKEQVGSRLAYLALGKTYGIQGFGYQSPAYESLSIKGSAAIVKFKNVANGLTSFLKEINTFEIAGADKHFYPAKAQITGSAVTVSSDQVKEPVAVRYAFKDFVVGDLFGTDGLPVSSFRTDDWDYGVQ from the coding sequence ATGATGAAAACGCAACGTTTAATAGCATCTGTTATCTTGTTTTCCTGTATCTTTTTTTCAGCTTCCCGATCAACTGCACAGGTTACGCTTGCTAACATTTTTACTGATGGCATGGTGTTGCAGCAGCAGTCGACCGTACCGGTTTGGGGTTGGGATAAACCCGGAACACATATCACGGCAACAACATCATGGAATAAAAAAACATATCAGGCTATAACCGATACAGCGGGGAAATTCATCTTGAAAATTACTACCCCGGTTGCGGGCGGCCCTTACCAATTAATTATCAGCGATGGTAAGCCATTAGTTTTAACTGATGTATTAATTGGCGAAGTATGGGTGTGCGCAGGTCAATCAAACATGGAAATACCGATGAAAGGTTTTAAAAGTCAGCCGATATTAAATTCAAACGAGGCCATTCTTAACTCAAAAAACCCGAATATCCGTTTATTTACCGTTCCAAGGGGATCAAAAACCACTTTACAAAAAGACATTAAACCAAGCCACTGGTTGCAGGCATCGCCTGAGACGGTAGCAAAATTTAGCGCTACCGGGTATTATTTTGGTAAATTATTGAATAAAATGCTGAATGTACCTATCGGGCTGATCAACTGCAATTATAGCGGCTCATCTATACAAGCCTGGATGGATCCGACCACTTTAAAGCCTTATTCTGAAATAAAGATACCCGCTCCAACTGATTCTATAAAAGAAGTAAGCCGCACCCCTACTACTTTATATAATGCCATGCTGCATGGCATTATCGGCTATGGGATAAAGGGCAGTATATGGTACCAGGGCGAATCGAACTACGATTTTCCGGCACAATACGATTCCCTGTTTGTAACCTTCGTTAAAGTCCTGCGCTCGAAATGGAACATTGGCGATTTCCCTTTTTATTATGCGCAGATAGCACCTTATGATTATGCACAACTACCGCCATACAACAAAGGCGGCAAATACAACTCGGCTTTTTTAAGGGATGTGCAGCGTTTGGATGAAGATAAGATACCAAATACAGGCATGGCTGTGCTAATGGATATTGGGGAACAAAGTACCATCCACCCACCCCGCAAAGAACAGGTTGGCTCTCGTTTGGCTTACCTGGCACTTGGCAAAACCTATGGCATACAAGGTTTCGGCTATCAGAGCCCGGCATACGAATCATTGAGCATAAAAGGTAGTGCAGCCATAGTAAAGTTCAAGAACGTAGCTAATGGCTTAACTTCGTTTTTAAAGGAAATAAATACGTTTGAAATTGCCGGTGCTGATAAGCATTTCTATCCCGCAAAGGCCCAGATTACCGGCAGTGCTGTAACAGTAAGCAGCGACCAGGTAAAAGAACCCGTAGCCGTGCGGTATGCTTTTAAGGACTTTGTTGTTGGCGATCTTTTTGGCACGGATGGGCTCCCGGTATCATCATTCCGTACTGATGACTGGGATTACGGCGTTCAGTAA
- a CDS encoding TonB-dependent receptor has translation MKLKYYLAILILLITVQSYGQTGRVIKGTVIDSTKQTIPGATVKLLAGADSLVTGTDANGAFIFPSVKASQISLVISSIGYDPIRRRIMLDNAITPVILRPIILKNSSTTLSTVNIISVNPVKIKEDTIEFNAAAYKVRDGAMVEDVIKKLPGADVDNNGNVTFQGKTVSKVRVNGKDFFGGDIKTATQNLPADAVSNVQMINDYGDQANLTGIKSGEPETVLNINIKPSRNNGYFGQLSAGDGRDAIPQIDGTTDQNRFVGQANLFSFSGDRQIAVLGNLNNTNTSLFNFGPPGSQKPADGITTARSIGFNYRDSWSKKLTVYGSYSFASNSVNLTSSTLQNNISVADPSTNTLKSTEQDTKINHRFTFNMEYKPDTINYFKISPSFSYAGVNTSVTGSNLLANDTATLSNYNYKTLSNSSAPNYGINVLYNHRFNSHGRDFSVNFGVGRSTSRAYDNPVYTYINTAASAPLDQFINTNSHTDTVGASFSYIEPLTKRSYFQANYIYHRAYSVADKVTDTLATDGSVNNYPLLSNNYNFTLTTNRFGINYRFIEKKYNYVIGVVAQPTSLDGYSPTTGLSTSKTSFNFTPDAHFVYNFSRSQTLSANYTGTTNSPTFSELQPVTDFSNASYPITGNPDLKPEFNNTFSLRYNKFDFASGNVFFSNLSFIQTDNKIVANTITYPANYTPNTKLSNTIATQYLNANGYYSASGFYVFAKPFDNRRYNLFFIGNISYNNNISYISNVDATTFDMATEKNIAKTLVYTQGLRFRVDITDVIDAEPNTSYTINSSQNSLNQPGINDNFRTWNLGVTGKNYVWKDWTLSYDYTKTFYYNYKGSTNPNILNTYIERRFLKSKLATFRLSAFDLFNQNTGYSSTQNGNYVTQTNVNRLGRYYMLTFTLRLQKNAGKGQGDHGPGDHGPGGPGGGGPPPGGGGPGGGPSMD, from the coding sequence ATGAAACTCAAATATTACTTAGCTATATTGATTTTATTAATAACGGTACAAAGTTATGGGCAAACAGGCCGCGTAATTAAAGGAACAGTTATTGATTCAACAAAACAAACCATACCGGGCGCTACGGTTAAATTATTAGCTGGCGCCGATAGTCTTGTAACCGGCACCGATGCAAACGGCGCCTTTATTTTCCCATCTGTAAAAGCGAGCCAGATCAGTTTGGTTATTAGCTCTATTGGGTATGATCCCATCAGGCGCCGAATTATGCTGGATAACGCGATTACCCCGGTAATACTTAGGCCCATCATCCTAAAAAACTCCAGCACTACGCTTAGTACAGTTAACATTATATCGGTTAATCCTGTTAAAATTAAGGAAGATACTATTGAATTTAATGCTGCGGCATATAAAGTACGTGATGGCGCAATGGTTGAAGATGTTATAAAGAAATTGCCAGGAGCTGATGTAGACAATAATGGCAACGTTACTTTCCAGGGTAAAACGGTGAGTAAAGTAAGGGTGAACGGGAAAGACTTTTTTGGTGGCGATATAAAAACAGCTACCCAAAATCTGCCTGCCGATGCGGTATCAAACGTACAAATGATAAATGATTATGGCGATCAGGCTAATTTAACCGGCATTAAATCGGGCGAGCCGGAAACCGTATTGAATATAAACATAAAACCAAGTCGTAACAATGGATATTTTGGCCAGTTAAGTGCAGGCGATGGTCGGGATGCTATCCCGCAAATCGACGGTACAACAGACCAGAACCGGTTTGTAGGGCAAGCTAACTTATTCAGCTTTAGCGGCGACAGGCAGATAGCTGTATTGGGTAATCTTAATAATACCAATACCAGCCTGTTTAACTTTGGCCCTCCGGGGAGCCAAAAGCCTGCGGACGGGATCACAACAGCTCGTTCTATTGGTTTCAACTATCGTGATTCATGGAGCAAAAAGTTAACGGTTTATGGAAGCTATAGCTTTGCGTCAAACTCTGTAAATCTCACCAGTTCAACACTGCAAAATAATATTTCAGTAGCTGATCCAAGTACAAATACGCTGAAAAGCACGGAGCAGGATACCAAGATCAATCACAGATTTACCTTTAACATGGAATACAAACCGGATACGATTAACTACTTTAAAATAAGCCCTTCCTTTTCCTACGCAGGGGTTAATACATCGGTAACCGGTTCAAATCTGCTGGCGAATGATACCGCTACGCTATCAAATTATAACTATAAAACATTAAGCAACTCATCGGCGCCTAATTATGGTATTAATGTATTGTATAACCACCGCTTTAACAGCCACGGCCGCGATTTTAGCGTAAACTTTGGTGTTGGCCGATCAACAAGCAGGGCGTATGATAACCCGGTATATACCTATATAAATACTGCTGCCAGCGCGCCTTTAGATCAGTTTATTAATACCAACAGCCACACCGATACCGTGGGTGCTTCATTTTCATATATCGAGCCTTTAACCAAAAGGTCATATTTTCAAGCGAATTATATTTATCACCGCGCCTACAGCGTGGCTGATAAAGTAACTGATACATTGGCTACTGATGGTTCAGTAAACAACTACCCGCTACTAAGTAACAATTATAATTTTACGCTTACCACCAACAGGTTCGGTATCAATTACCGCTTTATCGAGAAAAAGTATAACTATGTAATAGGTGTAGTTGCTCAGCCAACTTCGCTTGATGGGTACTCGCCAACTACCGGCCTTTCAACTAGTAAAACAAGTTTTAATTTTACACCTGACGCGCATTTCGTTTACAATTTTTCGCGTTCGCAAACCTTAAGCGCTAATTATACGGGTACAACTAATTCGCCTACTTTTTCTGAACTGCAACCGGTTACCGATTTCTCGAATGCCTCATACCCCATAACCGGTAACCCGGATCTGAAACCTGAGTTTAACAATACCTTTTCGCTACGGTATAACAAGTTTGATTTTGCTAGCGGGAATGTGTTTTTCAGTAATTTATCCTTCATACAAACCGATAATAAGATTGTAGCCAATACCATTACTTACCCGGCTAATTATACACCCAATACCAAGCTGTCAAATACCATTGCCACACAATATTTGAACGCCAATGGTTACTATTCAGCATCGGGCTTTTATGTATTTGCTAAGCCTTTTGATAACCGCAGGTATAACCTGTTCTTTATAGGTAACATATCGTACAATAATAATATCTCCTACATCAGTAATGTTGATGCGACAACTTTTGATATGGCCACAGAGAAAAACATCGCCAAAACATTAGTATACACACAAGGCCTGCGTTTTAGGGTTGACATAACTGATGTAATTGATGCGGAGCCGAATACAAGCTATACTATTAACTCATCACAGAACTCTTTAAATCAGCCGGGGATCAATGATAATTTCAGAACATGGAATTTGGGTGTCACCGGTAAGAACTATGTATGGAAGGATTGGACATTAAGCTATGATTATACCAAAACGTTCTACTACAACTATAAAGGTTCAACAAACCCTAACATACTTAATACGTACATAGAGCGCAGGTTTTTGAAGAGCAAACTGGCCACATTCAGGTTATCGGCGTTTGATTTGTTTAACCAAAATACCGGTTATAGCAGTACGCAAAATGGTAATTACGTTACCCAAACTAATGTTAACCGTTTAGGGCGATACTACATGCTTACGTTTACCCTGCGTTTACAAAAGAACGCGGGTAAAGGTCAGGGCGATCATGGTCCGGGTGATCATGGTCCGGGCGGCCCAGGAGGTGGCGGCCCTCCGCCGGGTGGTGGTGGACCGGGTGGCGGTCCGTCAATGGATTAA
- a CDS encoding sensor histidine kinase → MLFQKSNSRLVAILIQILVWLVLGLAILFYQPFTSDIAFPYQLWIKQAIVLLMLAGAYYTNSLVLMPRFLLKNHTGYYLLFLILIIAVFLIINTYADEWLNLHQLIEIAIRRHGPPKHHDERSHFDIVTPIMIALVLGIGTSITAIQKWQADKQSHMILQQEKTSSELSFLKAQINPHFFFNTLNNIYALTYADAETSRKAIHQLSRMMRYLLYDTPQAHSLLSQEVTFIKDYISLMQLRLTNMVQINFEAPEHLNDLPVASMLFLPFVENAFKHGVSATEPSNIYINIKQQDKQLELSVTNTIITNQNSNVDEYGGIGLNNTRRRLHLLYPGKHKLVITQLNKTNEYNVHLTLDLS, encoded by the coding sequence ATGTTATTTCAAAAATCAAACAGCCGTTTAGTTGCTATACTTATACAAATACTGGTATGGCTGGTATTAGGATTGGCCATATTATTCTATCAGCCTTTTACAAGTGATATCGCTTTCCCTTACCAGTTATGGATAAAGCAGGCAATTGTTTTATTGATGCTGGCCGGTGCATATTATACAAACTCATTGGTATTAATGCCGCGGTTTCTTTTAAAAAACCATACAGGCTATTATCTTCTTTTTCTAATACTGATTATTGCAGTATTTTTAATTATTAATACCTATGCTGATGAATGGCTTAATTTGCATCAGTTAATTGAGATCGCTATAAGGCGCCACGGGCCGCCTAAACATCATGACGAGCGTTCACATTTTGATATTGTTACCCCTATTATGATCGCTTTGGTATTAGGTATTGGCACGAGTATTACTGCTATACAAAAATGGCAGGCTGATAAACAATCGCACATGATATTGCAGCAGGAAAAAACATCATCAGAGCTTTCCTTTTTAAAGGCGCAGATAAACCCGCACTTCTTTTTTAACACGCTCAATAACATTTACGCCCTTACTTATGCTGATGCGGAAACTTCAAGAAAGGCTATTCATCAATTATCGCGCATGATGCGTTATTTGCTGTATGATACACCGCAGGCCCATTCGCTTTTAAGTCAGGAAGTAACTTTTATAAAAGACTATATCAGTTTAATGCAGCTGAGATTAACCAATATGGTACAAATAAATTTTGAAGCACCTGAGCACCTGAATGACCTTCCTGTTGCATCAATGCTATTTTTGCCCTTTGTTGAAAATGCTTTTAAACATGGTGTTAGTGCCACTGAACCCAGCAATATCTATATAAATATAAAGCAGCAGGATAAACAGCTCGAACTGTCGGTAACAAATACCATTATCACCAATCAAAACTCCAATGTTGATGAATATGGTGGTATAGGGCTTAATAACACCAGGCGCAGGCTGCATTTATTATACCCCGGTAAACACAAACTGGTGATAACTCAATTAAATAAAACCAATGAATATAATGTTCATTTAACGCTTGATCTATCATGA
- a CDS encoding LytR/AlgR family response regulator transcription factor, with amino-acid sequence MILNCIAVDDEPLALGLVCTFIEQTPFLNLVGRFSSAVEALKIIHQQKIDLIFLDIQMPDLNGLELARILDHGNNPNRPRIIFTTAYNQFALEGYKVDALDYLLKPFNYEEFLRAAHKAMAYAELVNKPAPAPITENDAIENEYLFLKVEYQLVRIALNDIVYIESLKDYVKVWLQSSEKALLSLTSLKSLEEKLPAKRFMRIHRSYIVSLEKISAITRNSVQINKLNITVGDQYKDAFNQFVSKWN; translated from the coding sequence ATGATATTAAACTGCATAGCTGTAGATGATGAACCGCTGGCATTAGGGCTGGTTTGTACTTTTATTGAACAAACGCCTTTTTTAAACCTTGTTGGCCGGTTTTCAAGCGCTGTAGAAGCGTTAAAGATCATCCATCAGCAAAAAATAGATCTTATATTTTTGGACATACAGATGCCCGATCTTAATGGCCTTGAACTGGCCCGTATACTCGATCATGGCAATAACCCCAATAGGCCCCGCATTATATTTACCACTGCCTATAACCAGTTTGCATTGGAAGGCTACAAGGTTGATGCGCTGGACTACCTGCTGAAACCATTTAATTACGAAGAATTTTTAAGGGCGGCACATAAGGCAATGGCTTATGCCGAACTGGTGAACAAACCAGCCCCTGCTCCTATAACCGAAAATGATGCCATTGAAAATGAATACTTATTTTTAAAGGTAGAATATCAACTGGTACGCATTGCGCTAAATGATATTGTGTACATAGAATCCTTAAAGGATTATGTTAAAGTGTGGCTGCAAAGCAGCGAGAAGGCCCTGCTTTCACTTACCAGCCTTAAATCTTTAGAAGAAAAATTACCGGCGAAGCGCTTTATGCGTATTCATCGTTCCTATATTGTATCTCTTGAGAAAATAAGCGCGATCACCCGTAATTCGGTACAAATAAATAAGCTGAATATAACTGTAGGTGATCAATACAAGGATGCCTTTAACCAGTTTGTAAGCAAGTGGAACTAG
- a CDS encoding aspartate kinase: MLTVEKIGGTSMSALQEVIDNIILFERSGKAIYNRVLVVSAFSGVTNLLLENKKTGEPGVYHRIAKYQDFHDSLHDLVVKLKEINTKYEALGLDLAVADAFIEKHVARAQTYLENLVNILASGYVSKEGILQAAREILASIGETHSAFNLTQILQHKGINARLVDLSGFDDQRAFTIDQRIKEAFSSIELKDCICIVTGYAKGTEGIMREFDRGYSEVTFSKIAEVLKPQEAIIHKEYHLSTADPAMVGLESCKPVGYTNYDIADQLADVGMEAIHPKASKPLEINGIHLRIKNTFEPAHPGTLITREYISALKRVEVITGTDKLLMIDIYDPLMVGNVGSDLQIMKLFAKHNISYTFKATSANSISIVIWEQDFDQQLITDLEEAFEKVTVEKVAMVCLLGTNMDQPGLLAKSAAALAKQEINIKSAGFALRKVNIQFLIDREDFKTAIVALNKAVG, from the coding sequence ATGCTAACAGTTGAGAAAATAGGTGGCACTTCGATGAGTGCATTACAGGAAGTTATCGATAATATTATCTTATTTGAAAGAAGCGGTAAGGCTATATATAACCGGGTGCTGGTGGTATCCGCATTTTCGGGGGTGACTAATCTTTTACTTGAAAATAAAAAAACAGGTGAGCCGGGCGTTTATCACCGCATTGCCAAATATCAGGATTTTCATGATTCGTTACACGACCTGGTTGTTAAATTAAAAGAGATCAATACAAAATATGAAGCACTGGGGCTTGATCTGGCGGTAGCCGATGCGTTTATTGAAAAACATGTTGCCCGTGCCCAAACCTATTTGGAGAACCTGGTGAATATACTGGCATCAGGCTATGTGAGCAAAGAGGGGATACTACAGGCGGCCCGTGAAATCCTGGCGTCCATAGGTGAGACACATTCGGCTTTCAACCTTACTCAAATATTACAGCACAAAGGTATCAACGCCCGTTTGGTTGATCTGAGCGGCTTTGATGATCAGCGTGCATTTACCATCGATCAGCGTATAAAGGAAGCATTTTCAAGCATCGAACTAAAAGATTGCATTTGCATCGTTACCGGTTACGCTAAAGGAACCGAAGGTATTATGCGTGAATTCGACCGTGGTTATTCAGAGGTTACTTTTAGTAAGATAGCGGAGGTGTTAAAGCCACAGGAGGCTATTATCCATAAAGAATATCACCTTTCAACAGCTGATCCTGCGATGGTGGGCCTTGAAAGCTGCAAACCTGTTGGCTATACAAATTATGATATTGCCGACCAGCTTGCTGATGTCGGTATGGAAGCCATACATCCCAAAGCTTCAAAGCCATTGGAAATAAACGGGATCCATTTACGTATTAAAAATACTTTTGAACCGGCGCACCCGGGTACACTTATCACCCGTGAATATATCTCGGCGCTGAAAAGGGTAGAGGTGATCACTGGTACTGATAAGCTCCTGATGATCGATATTTACGACCCTTTAATGGTTGGCAACGTAGGCAGTGACTTGCAGATCATGAAGTTGTTCGCTAAGCATAACATCAGCTATACTTTTAAAGCTACCAGCGCTAATAGTATCTCTATTGTAATATGGGAGCAGGATTTTGATCAGCAATTAATAACAGATCTGGAAGAGGCCTTTGAAAAAGTTACTGTAGAAAAGGTAGCGATGGTTTGTTTGCTGGGAACAAATATGGATCAGCCGGGTTTACTTGCTAAAAGTGCGGCGGCATTAGCCAAACAGGAGATCAACATCAAAAGTGCGGGCTTTGCATTGCGTAAGGTAAATATCCAGTTTTTAATAGACAGGGAAGATTTTAAAACAGCTATTGTAGCGCTGAACAAAGCAGTAGGATAA